Proteins encoded within one genomic window of Acomys russatus chromosome 5, mAcoRus1.1, whole genome shotgun sequence:
- the Rab3il1 gene encoding guanine nucleotide exchange factor for Rab-3A isoform X3 has translation MWSGSSQQDEGLPVGLSAVSVPWKNLGPSKGNRETPGDLEEASASREETRGEEHSAATPLDVSRLRSSSMEIREKGSEFLKEELYKAQKELNLKDEECERLRKVRAQLEQELEELTASLFEEAHKMVREANMKQAASEKQLKEAWGKVDTTLFAEFQAWKTSPTLDKNCPFLERVYREDVGPCLDFTVQELSALVRAAVEDNTLTIEPVVSQTLPTVKVPTVDCNSTNTCALSGLARTCHHRIRLGDSESHYYISPSSRARITAVCNFFTYIRYIQQGLVRQDAEPMFWEIMRLRKGMSLAKLGFFPQEA, from the exons ATGTGGAGCGG CTCATCCCAACAAGACGAGGGCCTTCCTGTGGGCCTCTCTGCTGTTTCTGTTCCCTGGAAAAACCTGGGCCCCAGCAAAGGTAACAGGGAGACCCCAGGAGACCTAGAAgaagcctctgcttcccgagagGAGACCCGAGGTGAGGAACACTCAGCCGCCACTCCACTGGACGTGTCACGCCTGCGCAGCTCCTCCATGGAGATCCGAGAGAAAGGTTCAGAGTTCCTGAAGGAGGAGCTATACAAAGCCCAGAAG GAGCTGAACCTGAAGGACGAGGAGTGTGAACGGCTCCGCAAAGTACGCGCgcagctggagcaggagctggaggagctGACCGCCAGCCTGTTTGAG GAAGCTCACAAGATGGTACGGGAAGCCAACATGAAGCAGGCAGCATCAGAAAAGCAGTTGAAGGAGGCTTGGGGCAAG GTGGATACAACCCTGTTTGCAGAGTTCCAGGCTTGGAAGACATCACCTACCCTGGATAAGAACTGCCCCTTCCTGGAAAGGGTGTACCGGGAGGACGTGGGCCCCTGCCTTGACTTCACAGTGCAGGAG CTCTCAGCTCTGGTGCGGGCTGCCGTGGAGGACAACACACTCACCATTGAGCCCGTGGTGTCACAGACTCTGCCTACTGTGAAGGTGCCCACTGTTGACTGTAACAGCACCAA CACGTGTGCCCTGAGTGGACTGGCCCGTACCTGCCACCATCGAATCCGCCTTGGGGACTCTGAGAGTCACTATTATATCTCACCATCATCCCGGGCCAGG ATCACTGCTGTGTGCAACTTCTTTACCTACATTCGCTATATCCAGCAAGGCCTGGTTCGGCAGGATG ctgagcCGATGTTTTGGGAAATCATGAGGCTGAGGAAGGGGATGTCGCTAGCCAAGCTTGGCTTCTTCCCCCAGGAGGCCTAG
- the Rab3il1 gene encoding guanine nucleotide exchange factor for Rab-3A isoform X5, protein MEASEEPRQCPARGSCPVFLALSSGTVRYAPSGLGPVPERNFREEPWDASSSSQQDEGLPVGLSAVSVPWKNLGPSKGNRETPGDLEEASASREETRGEEHSAATPLDVSRLRSSSMEIREKGSEFLKEELYKAQKELNLKDEECERLRKVRAQLEQELEELTASLFEEAHKMVREANMKQAASEKQLKEAWGKVDTTLFAEFQAWKTSPTLDKNCPFLERVYREDVGPCLDFTVQELSALVRAAVEDNTLTIEPVVSQTLPTVKVPTVDCNSTNTCALSGLARTCHHRIRLGDSESHYYISPSSRARITAVCNFFTYIRYIQQGLVRQDAEPMFWEIMRLRKGMSLAKLGFFPQEA, encoded by the exons ATGGAAGCCTCTGAGGAGCCCAGGCAGTGTCCTGCCCGAGGGTCTTGCCCAGTGTtcttggccttgagctcaggcACTGTCCGCTATGCACCATCAGGTTTGGGTCCTGTACCTGAGAGGAACTTTAGAGAGGAGCCCTGGGATGCAAGCAG CTCATCCCAACAAGACGAGGGCCTTCCTGTGGGCCTCTCTGCTGTTTCTGTTCCCTGGAAAAACCTGGGCCCCAGCAAAGGTAACAGGGAGACCCCAGGAGACCTAGAAgaagcctctgcttcccgagagGAGACCCGAGGTGAGGAACACTCAGCCGCCACTCCACTGGACGTGTCACGCCTGCGCAGCTCCTCCATGGAGATCCGAGAGAAAGGTTCAGAGTTCCTGAAGGAGGAGCTATACAAAGCCCAGAAG GAGCTGAACCTGAAGGACGAGGAGTGTGAACGGCTCCGCAAAGTACGCGCgcagctggagcaggagctggaggagctGACCGCCAGCCTGTTTGAG GAAGCTCACAAGATGGTACGGGAAGCCAACATGAAGCAGGCAGCATCAGAAAAGCAGTTGAAGGAGGCTTGGGGCAAG GTGGATACAACCCTGTTTGCAGAGTTCCAGGCTTGGAAGACATCACCTACCCTGGATAAGAACTGCCCCTTCCTGGAAAGGGTGTACCGGGAGGACGTGGGCCCCTGCCTTGACTTCACAGTGCAGGAG CTCTCAGCTCTGGTGCGGGCTGCCGTGGAGGACAACACACTCACCATTGAGCCCGTGGTGTCACAGACTCTGCCTACTGTGAAGGTGCCCACTGTTGACTGTAACAGCACCAA CACGTGTGCCCTGAGTGGACTGGCCCGTACCTGCCACCATCGAATCCGCCTTGGGGACTCTGAGAGTCACTATTATATCTCACCATCATCCCGGGCCAGG ATCACTGCTGTGTGCAACTTCTTTACCTACATTCGCTATATCCAGCAAGGCCTGGTTCGGCAGGATG ctgagcCGATGTTTTGGGAAATCATGAGGCTGAGGAAGGGGATGTCGCTAGCCAAGCTTGGCTTCTTCCCCCAGGAGGCCTAG
- the Rab3il1 gene encoding guanine nucleotide exchange factor for Rab-3A isoform X2 translates to MEIREKGSEFLKEELYKAQKELNLKDEECERLRKVRAQLEQELEELTASLFEEAHKMVREANMKQAASEKQLKEAWGKIDMLQAEVTALKTLVITSTPASPNRELHPQLLSPTKAGPRKGHSRHKSTSNSLCPVVCPTAGRIPTPDKEGKEVDTTLFAEFQAWKTSPTLDKNCPFLERVYREDVGPCLDFTVQELSALVRAAVEDNTLTIEPVVSQTLPTVKVPTVDCNSTNTCALSGLARTCHHRIRLGDSESHYYISPSSRARITAVCNFFTYIRYIQQGLVRQDAEPMFWEIMRLRKGMSLAKLGFFPQEA, encoded by the exons ATGGAGATCCGAGAGAAAGGTTCAGAGTTCCTGAAGGAGGAGCTATACAAAGCCCAGAAG GAGCTGAACCTGAAGGACGAGGAGTGTGAACGGCTCCGCAAAGTACGCGCgcagctggagcaggagctggaggagctGACCGCCAGCCTGTTTGAG GAAGCTCACAAGATGGTACGGGAAGCCAACATGAAGCAGGCAGCATCAGAAAAGCAGTTGAAGGAGGCTTGGGGCAAG ATCGACATGCTTCAGGCAGAGGTGACAGCCTTGAAGACACTGGTCATCACATCCACGCCAGCATCTCCCAACCGTGAGCTCCACCCACAGCTGCTGAGCCCCACCAAGGCCGGGCCCCGAAAAGGCCACTCACGCCATAAGAGCACCAGCAATTCCCTCTGCCCTGTCGTGTGTCCCACTGCAGGGCGTATCCCCACCCCAGACAAAGAAGGCAAGGAG GTGGATACAACCCTGTTTGCAGAGTTCCAGGCTTGGAAGACATCACCTACCCTGGATAAGAACTGCCCCTTCCTGGAAAGGGTGTACCGGGAGGACGTGGGCCCCTGCCTTGACTTCACAGTGCAGGAG CTCTCAGCTCTGGTGCGGGCTGCCGTGGAGGACAACACACTCACCATTGAGCCCGTGGTGTCACAGACTCTGCCTACTGTGAAGGTGCCCACTGTTGACTGTAACAGCACCAA CACGTGTGCCCTGAGTGGACTGGCCCGTACCTGCCACCATCGAATCCGCCTTGGGGACTCTGAGAGTCACTATTATATCTCACCATCATCCCGGGCCAGG ATCACTGCTGTGTGCAACTTCTTTACCTACATTCGCTATATCCAGCAAGGCCTGGTTCGGCAGGATG ctgagcCGATGTTTTGGGAAATCATGAGGCTGAGGAAGGGGATGTCGCTAGCCAAGCTTGGCTTCTTCCCCCAGGAGGCCTAG
- the Rab3il1 gene encoding guanine nucleotide exchange factor for Rab-3A isoform X1, whose amino-acid sequence MWSGSSQQDEGLPVGLSAVSVPWKNLGPSKGNRETPGDLEEASASREETRGEEHSAATPLDVSRLRSSSMEIREKGSEFLKEELYKAQKELNLKDEECERLRKVRAQLEQELEELTASLFEEAHKMVREANMKQAASEKQLKEAWGKIDMLQAEVTALKTLVITSTPASPNRELHPQLLSPTKAGPRKGHSRHKSTSNSLCPVVCPTAGRIPTPDKEGKEVDTTLFAEFQAWKTSPTLDKNCPFLERVYREDVGPCLDFTVQELSALVRAAVEDNTLTIEPVVSQTLPTVKVPTVDCNSTNTCALSGLARTCHHRIRLGDSESHYYISPSSRARITAVCNFFTYIRYIQQGLVRQDAEPMFWEIMRLRKGMSLAKLGFFPQEA is encoded by the exons ATGTGGAGCGG CTCATCCCAACAAGACGAGGGCCTTCCTGTGGGCCTCTCTGCTGTTTCTGTTCCCTGGAAAAACCTGGGCCCCAGCAAAGGTAACAGGGAGACCCCAGGAGACCTAGAAgaagcctctgcttcccgagagGAGACCCGAGGTGAGGAACACTCAGCCGCCACTCCACTGGACGTGTCACGCCTGCGCAGCTCCTCCATGGAGATCCGAGAGAAAGGTTCAGAGTTCCTGAAGGAGGAGCTATACAAAGCCCAGAAG GAGCTGAACCTGAAGGACGAGGAGTGTGAACGGCTCCGCAAAGTACGCGCgcagctggagcaggagctggaggagctGACCGCCAGCCTGTTTGAG GAAGCTCACAAGATGGTACGGGAAGCCAACATGAAGCAGGCAGCATCAGAAAAGCAGTTGAAGGAGGCTTGGGGCAAG ATCGACATGCTTCAGGCAGAGGTGACAGCCTTGAAGACACTGGTCATCACATCCACGCCAGCATCTCCCAACCGTGAGCTCCACCCACAGCTGCTGAGCCCCACCAAGGCCGGGCCCCGAAAAGGCCACTCACGCCATAAGAGCACCAGCAATTCCCTCTGCCCTGTCGTGTGTCCCACTGCAGGGCGTATCCCCACCCCAGACAAAGAAGGCAAGGAG GTGGATACAACCCTGTTTGCAGAGTTCCAGGCTTGGAAGACATCACCTACCCTGGATAAGAACTGCCCCTTCCTGGAAAGGGTGTACCGGGAGGACGTGGGCCCCTGCCTTGACTTCACAGTGCAGGAG CTCTCAGCTCTGGTGCGGGCTGCCGTGGAGGACAACACACTCACCATTGAGCCCGTGGTGTCACAGACTCTGCCTACTGTGAAGGTGCCCACTGTTGACTGTAACAGCACCAA CACGTGTGCCCTGAGTGGACTGGCCCGTACCTGCCACCATCGAATCCGCCTTGGGGACTCTGAGAGTCACTATTATATCTCACCATCATCCCGGGCCAGG ATCACTGCTGTGTGCAACTTCTTTACCTACATTCGCTATATCCAGCAAGGCCTGGTTCGGCAGGATG ctgagcCGATGTTTTGGGAAATCATGAGGCTGAGGAAGGGGATGTCGCTAGCCAAGCTTGGCTTCTTCCCCCAGGAGGCCTAG
- the Rab3il1 gene encoding guanine nucleotide exchange factor for Rab-3A isoform X4, which produces MWSGSSQQDEGLPVGLSAVSVPWKNLGPSKGNRETPGDLEEASASREETRGEEHSAATPLDVSRLRSSSMEIREKGSEFLKEELYKAQKELNLKDEECERLRKVRAQLEQELEELTASLFEEAHKMVREANMKQAASEKQLKEAWGKIDMLQAEVTALKTLVITSTPASPNRELHPQLLSPTKAGPRKGHSRHKSTSNSLCPVVCPTAGRIPTPDKEGKEPGLPPLLSLLLCVIPSKAIHLTYEPTWQLPSGGPPTTPNSVTSLSFSRQVDTTLFAEFQAWKTSPTLDKNCPFLERVYREDVGPCLDFTVQELSALVRAAVEDNTLTIEPVVSQTLPTVKVPTVDCNSTNTCALSGLARTCHHRIRLGDSESHYYISPSSRARITAVCNFFTYIRYIQQGLVRQDAEPMFWEIMRLRKGMSLAKLGFFPQEA; this is translated from the exons ATGTGGAGCGG CTCATCCCAACAAGACGAGGGCCTTCCTGTGGGCCTCTCTGCTGTTTCTGTTCCCTGGAAAAACCTGGGCCCCAGCAAAGGTAACAGGGAGACCCCAGGAGACCTAGAAgaagcctctgcttcccgagagGAGACCCGAGGTGAGGAACACTCAGCCGCCACTCCACTGGACGTGTCACGCCTGCGCAGCTCCTCCATGGAGATCCGAGAGAAAGGTTCAGAGTTCCTGAAGGAGGAGCTATACAAAGCCCAGAAG GAGCTGAACCTGAAGGACGAGGAGTGTGAACGGCTCCGCAAAGTACGCGCgcagctggagcaggagctggaggagctGACCGCCAGCCTGTTTGAG GAAGCTCACAAGATGGTACGGGAAGCCAACATGAAGCAGGCAGCATCAGAAAAGCAGTTGAAGGAGGCTTGGGGCAAG ATCGACATGCTTCAGGCAGAGGTGACAGCCTTGAAGACACTGGTCATCACATCCACGCCAGCATCTCCCAACCGTGAGCTCCACCCACAGCTGCTGAGCCCCACCAAGGCCGGGCCCCGAAAAGGCCACTCACGCCATAAGAGCACCAGCAATTCCCTCTGCCCTGTCGTGTGTCCCACTGCAGGGCGTATCCCCACCCCAGACAAAGAAGGCAAGGAG cctgggctgcccCCTCTACTCTCCCTGCTCCTGTGCGTGATCCCCAGCAAGGCCATCCACCTCACCTACGAGCCGACCTGGCAGCTCCCATCTGGGGGGCCGCCCACGACCCCCAACTCCGttacctctctctccttttcccgaCAG GTGGATACAACCCTGTTTGCAGAGTTCCAGGCTTGGAAGACATCACCTACCCTGGATAAGAACTGCCCCTTCCTGGAAAGGGTGTACCGGGAGGACGTGGGCCCCTGCCTTGACTTCACAGTGCAGGAG CTCTCAGCTCTGGTGCGGGCTGCCGTGGAGGACAACACACTCACCATTGAGCCCGTGGTGTCACAGACTCTGCCTACTGTGAAGGTGCCCACTGTTGACTGTAACAGCACCAA CACGTGTGCCCTGAGTGGACTGGCCCGTACCTGCCACCATCGAATCCGCCTTGGGGACTCTGAGAGTCACTATTATATCTCACCATCATCCCGGGCCAGG ATCACTGCTGTGTGCAACTTCTTTACCTACATTCGCTATATCCAGCAAGGCCTGGTTCGGCAGGATG ctgagcCGATGTTTTGGGAAATCATGAGGCTGAGGAAGGGGATGTCGCTAGCCAAGCTTGGCTTCTTCCCCCAGGAGGCCTAG